The genomic interval CGATCTGTGGTGGTTGTACCGGCCCATCGCGGGCAAGCCAGCGCCCACAGTTACTGCACGACCCTTGAGGTTTGCAGTTTCCTGTGGGCGCTGGCTTGCCGGCGATGAGCCGCAAAGCGGCCCTTGTAAAAGTCAGCCCAGCGCCGGGGTGCGCGGCGGAATCATACGGCGCGAGCCAGTCGCCTCGAAGGCTGCACCAAAGCTCAACAACGCATTGTCACTGTAAGCCCGCCCGGCAAAGGTCAGCCCCACCGGCATGCCGATGTCGGCCATCACCCCCATTGGCACGGTGACGGTCGGCACACCCAGGTGACGGATCGCCAGGTTACCGTTGGCCACCCAGATACCGTTGCTCCAGGCGATGTCCGCTGATGCCGGGTTGACGTCGGCATCGGCCGGGCCCACATCGGCCACTGTCGGGAACAGCACAGCGTCCAGGCCCAGATTGTCCATCCAGTCTTCCAGGTCCAGTTTGCGCGTGTGCTCCAGGCCACGCAGGCCGTCGGGCAAGGTCTCGATCTGGTCCCAGGTCTTCAGCCCGCGCCTGGCCATGTTGACGTACTCGTCCATGCCGGCGGCCAGGTCGTCTTCGCGGTTGGGCAGGGTGCCCGGGTCGTGGGGGAAAATCTGTGGGCCATCGACATCGGCCAGGCGGTTGAGCTTCGGGTCGCCGTTGGCGCGCAGGAAGTCGTCAAAGGCCCACCCCGACAGCTCCCACAGCTCGTCATGCAGGAACTCCTTGCTGACGATGCCACGGTTGTAAACGGTCGGTGCGCCCGGGCGGTCGCCCTCGCAGTTCGACACCAGCGGAAAGTCCACTTCCAGCACTTCGGCGCCGGCCGCCTCCAGAGCCTGGCGTGCCTGTTGCCACAAATCAATCACAGTGGCACGGGTGTTGATGCGTTGGCCAGTCGGGCCACCGATGCCTGGTTTTTCGCAGGTGCCTGCTTCGGCATCGGCATTTATATACATGCGCGGTACGCCAAAGCGTTTGCCCTTGAGTGCGCTGGCATCCACTGCCAGGTCCAGATAAGAAGCTGGGCGCACGGTGGATGCCGCCGGTATTGGCACCCAAGGTTGCAGACGCCACAGGTCGCCGCGCTTGTCAGCGTCATCGGCGACCACCACGTCGAGGATTTCCAGCAGGTCGGCCATGGTGCGGGCGTAAGGAACCACCACGTCCATGGTCGGGGTCAGCGGCCAGTTGCCACGCACCGAAATCACGCCGCGCGAGGGGGTGTAGGCGCACAAGCCATTGTTGGACGCCGGGCCACGGCCACTGGACCAGGTTTCCTCAGCCAGGCCGAAGGCACTGAAGCTGGCGGCGGTGGCGGTGCCGGCACCGTTGGATGAGCCCGAGGCGAAGGGCGCAGTCAGGAAGTTGGCGTTGTACGGGCTTTCGGCGCGGCCATACACGCCGCGCTGCATGCCACCGTTGGCCATGGGCGGCATGTTGGTTTTGCCCAGGCACACAGCACCCGCGGCGCGCAGGCGCTCGATGGTGAAAGCGT from Pseudomonas fortuita carries:
- a CDS encoding amidase produces the protein MIEVTEVSIAELRDALESGRTTAVELVKAYLARIDAYDGADTATALNAVVVRNPEALKEAEASDARRAQGQVLSPLDGIPYTAKDSYLVKGLTAASGSPAFKDLVAQRDAFTIERLRAAGAVCLGKTNMPPMANGGMQRGVYGRAESPYNANFLTAPFASGSSNGAGTATAASFSAFGLAEETWSSGRGPASNNGLCAYTPSRGVISVRGNWPLTPTMDVVVPYARTMADLLEILDVVVADDADKRGDLWRLQPWVPIPAASTVRPASYLDLAVDASALKGKRFGVPRMYINADAEAGTCEKPGIGGPTGQRINTRATVIDLWQQARQALEAAGAEVLEVDFPLVSNCEGDRPGAPTVYNRGIVSKEFLHDELWELSGWAFDDFLRANGDPKLNRLADVDGPQIFPHDPGTLPNREDDLAAGMDEYVNMARRGLKTWDQIETLPDGLRGLEHTRKLDLEDWMDNLGLDAVLFPTVADVGPADADVNPASADIAWSNGIWVANGNLAIRHLGVPTVTVPMGVMADIGMPVGLTFAGRAYSDNALLSFGAAFEATGSRRMIPPRTPALG